In Rhodopirellula sp. P2, the DNA window TGATGCAAGCGGCACCTCCGTCTTCGTACGACTTGGCAATCGTTGGTGGGTCAAAGTCTTCGCGGATCAGTCCGGCCGATGGACTGGCTCGTTTGACTTCGGCGATCAAGCGAACTTGATCGGTGGCCGCGAGCGAGCCGTGAAAGTCGCGACACGCAGGAAGATCCTTCGCCGCCGCGACGAGTTCCGCGGCGGGCACGGAAGCTTGATCACGCGCGATGACTTGGCGGGTTTTGACCAGGATGTCGTCGAGAATCGTCATCGCAATGCTACCGGTCGATCAGTGTTTGAAGTGACGACGACCGGTGAAGACCATCGCGATTTCGTGTTCGTCGCAAGCCGCGATCACTTCGTCATCACGACGTGAGCCACCGGGTTGAATGATTGCCAGCACGCCGGCTTTGGCGGCCGCTTCGATCGAATCAGGGAAGGGGAAGAACGCGTCGGACGCGAGAATCGATCCTTCGGACCGCTCGCCAGCTTTTTTGATCGAGATTTCGACACTGTCAACGCGGCTCATTTGACCGGCTCCCACGCCGATCAACGCTGTGTCTTTGGCTAGCACGATCGCGTTGCTCTTCACGTGACGAACCATTTCCCAACCAAAGGAGATGTCGTCCCACAGGTCATCATCGACGGGCGTTTCGGTGACGGTGTTCCACTGCAAAGGCGAGCTGACCATCCGGTCGGCGTCTTGCACCAACATGCCGCCGCTGATGAATCGGCGTGCGACCTTGCGAGCGGGTTCGTCCAACCGGCCGACTTGCATCAACCGAACGTTGTCTTTCCAACGTGGTTTGGTCGTCAGCAGCCCAACCGCGCCGGCCTCGTAATCCGGCGCCACGATGGCTTCGATGAACAAACCGGGCTGGCAGAGGAATTCGGCGGTGGCTTCGTCGAGCGTTCGGTTCATTCCGATGACCGAACCAAAGGCGGACAACGGGTCACCGGCCATCGCTTTGTCGACCGCGTCGGACAAAGTGTCGCCGGTCGCCGCACCACAGGGGTTGTTGTGTTTGATGACCGAGACGGCAGGGTCAGCAAAACCGCGAGCGATGTCGAGTGCGGCATCGAGATCGAGCAGGTTGTTGTAGGACAACTCCTTGCCACTGATCTGGCGAGCCGAGACCAAATTCGCGGATCGATCCGACGAATCCGAATACAACGCGGCGCGTTGGTGCGGGTTCTCACCGTATCGCAATTGGGTTTTGCGTCGCAGCGACACGTGCATGGTGGCGGGGAATTCGCCTCCGACGGCATCGCCTTGCATGTAATCGGCAATGGCTCGGTCATAACCAGCGGTGTGGTCAAACGCTTCGGCGGCGAGCTGAGTTCGAAGCTCTTCGGTCGTTCCGCCCGAGCTTTCCAGTTGATCGAGGATCTCGCTGTACTGTTCGGGGCTGGTCGCGATCGCGACATCGCCGTGGTTCTTTGCAGCGGCACGAACGAGACTCGGACCCCCAATGTCAATCTGTTCGATGCACTCTTCGCGGGTCGCTCCTGGGCGGCTGACCGTGGCGGCGAAGGGATACAGGTTCACGACGACCAAATCGAACGGCTCGATGTCATGGTCGGCGATGGTGTCCATGTGCTCGTCGAGATCGCGGCGAGCCAAGATGCCAGCGAAGATTCGCGGGTGCAGCGTTTTCACGCGACCATTGAGCATTTCCGGAAAACCGGTGTACTCGGCAACGTCTTCGACCTCGATCCCGGATTGTTCCAAATGGGCCCGAGTTCCCCCGGTGCTGTAAATCGTGACACCAGCGGCGGACAATCCGGCGGCAAAATCTGCCAGCCCCATCTTGTCGCTGACACTGATCAATGCGTTACGGACGGGGACCACATCAGACACGGTTAACGACTCGGTTCAAGAAAACGGTTGGAAGCCCGAAAGCTGCTTCCGCCAACGGAAACCGCCATGTTCCTTCCCACCGCCAAGACGGTCAAGGCACCGTTGGCAATCCGTCATGTGGCAAATGGTTCCGCGGGCATCCGAACGGGGATCCCGGCCTCGGCCATGTGCTGCTT includes these proteins:
- the purH gene encoding bifunctional phosphoribosylaminoimidazolecarboxamide formyltransferase/IMP cyclohydrolase, with the translated sequence MSDVVPVRNALISVSDKMGLADFAAGLSAAGVTIYSTGGTRAHLEQSGIEVEDVAEYTGFPEMLNGRVKTLHPRIFAGILARRDLDEHMDTIADHDIEPFDLVVVNLYPFAATVSRPGATREECIEQIDIGGPSLVRAAAKNHGDVAIATSPEQYSEILDQLESSGGTTEELRTQLAAEAFDHTAGYDRAIADYMQGDAVGGEFPATMHVSLRRKTQLRYGENPHQRAALYSDSSDRSANLVSARQISGKELSYNNLLDLDAALDIARGFADPAVSVIKHNNPCGAATGDTLSDAVDKAMAGDPLSAFGSVIGMNRTLDEATAEFLCQPGLFIEAIVAPDYEAGAVGLLTTKPRWKDNVRLMQVGRLDEPARKVARRFISGGMLVQDADRMVSSPLQWNTVTETPVDDDLWDDISFGWEMVRHVKSNAIVLAKDTALIGVGAGQMSRVDSVEISIKKAGERSEGSILASDAFFPFPDSIEAAAKAGVLAIIQPGGSRRDDEVIAACDEHEIAMVFTGRRHFKH